One Terriglobales bacterium DNA segment encodes these proteins:
- a CDS encoding DUF6599 family protein, whose amino-acid sequence MIRRFLILTLLALSAGATAQTAPLLPDSFAGWQKQTPSQKSTQAQTADATQPELLTEFGFTDFEAARYARGDRSFEVRAARFRDSSGAYGAFTFYRPPEMQQEELGDLGGSSGQQVLFYRGNILVTAVLDRVTAMSAAELRTLAEALPQAASREGTAAPSLPGYLPHTSAVRNSGRYVLGPAGWAKSGLPLPTEILDFSSNPEIALARYKTTAGEATLAVVSYPTPQIAAVRLKALEALRLARPDLVLNAKRSGPLVAVVAGVAPSDAQPLLDAVNYDADVTWNENTFLAPRDNIGNLLLAVFVLIGFILLFAFVAGVAFGGVRIFVKRLFPGRVFDRPQEVEIIRLNLGEQRKPLDGRGLEESKAPGMTDFVTSSENRPTS is encoded by the coding sequence ATGATTCGCCGCTTCCTCATCCTGACCTTGCTGGCGCTGTCGGCCGGGGCAACCGCACAGACGGCGCCGTTGCTGCCGGATTCGTTCGCCGGCTGGCAGAAGCAGACTCCCTCACAAAAGAGCACGCAGGCACAGACAGCCGATGCCACCCAGCCGGAATTGCTGACCGAGTTCGGGTTCACCGACTTCGAGGCCGCCCGGTACGCCCGCGGCGACCGCAGTTTCGAGGTCCGCGCCGCGCGTTTCCGTGATTCCAGCGGCGCCTACGGGGCCTTCACCTTTTACCGCCCGCCGGAGATGCAGCAGGAAGAACTGGGGGACCTGGGTGGATCGTCCGGCCAGCAGGTGCTCTTCTATCGCGGCAACATACTGGTCACTGCTGTTCTTGACCGCGTGACCGCCATGTCCGCCGCGGAGTTACGCACACTGGCGGAAGCCCTGCCGCAAGCGGCGTCACGCGAGGGAACAGCGGCGCCCTCCCTGCCCGGGTACTTGCCGCACACGTCCGCGGTCAGGAACTCAGGCCGATACGTCCTTGGTCCCGCCGGCTGGGCGAAATCCGGCCTGCCGCTCCCGACAGAGATTCTGGACTTCAGTTCCAACCCGGAGATAGCTCTGGCGCGCTACAAGACTACGGCCGGAGAAGCCACGCTCGCGGTCGTCTCTTATCCAACTCCGCAAATCGCTGCCGTAAGGCTGAAGGCGTTGGAAGCGCTAAGGCTCGCACGGCCGGACTTGGTGCTTAACGCCAAGCGCAGCGGGCCGCTGGTAGCCGTGGTCGCAGGTGTGGCCCCGAGCGATGCGCAACCCCTGCTGGACGCAGTGAACTATGACGCCGACGTCACCTGGAACGAGAACACCTTCCTTGCTCCGCGCGACAACATCGGCAATCTGCTGTTGGCTGTGTTTGTCCTGATCGGCTTCATTCTGCTGTTTGCCTTTGTCGCCGGTGTGGCCTTCGGCGGCGTACGCATCTTCGTGAAGCGCCTGTTCCCCGGCAGGGTCTTTGACCGGCCGCAGGAAGTCGAGATCATCCGACTGAACCTGGGTGAGCAACGTAAGCCCTTGGACGGACGAGGGTTAGAGGAGTCAAAAGCGCCCGGAATGACGGATTTTGTCACTTCTTCGGAAAACCGGCCTACATCATAA
- a CDS encoding N-acetylmuramoyl-L-alanine amidase, producing the protein MRAAAAALFLAALASSPAFAAARNKAASRQRAQAQFEKAEELRKALSAKPTAERKRLDYQRAVSAFWQVYRISPASPRANEALWVMAELKTDMGRIFGDRPTLEAAIEQYEFLRREYPGSRYRFEALLREGQVYRHDLDDVARAKATFEDFLKRYPSHPLAKDAQTELEELRAGATRPKSAPKPQQQTKPAEAALVEASLGEPPLAPDTERERKGRVMVTNIRHWSTPDYTRVAIDLDQEVKYEAGRVGNPDRIFFDLHNAQLAPELLNKSLEIAADGFLQKVRVGQFQKGITRVVLEVNGVSQYSAFFLPNPYRLVIDVHGKRLTETQVAAKPPTPARATPAPSTTQEKNKPVTVEIAKAAPPTANPATTAEKEKEIKATTKPTTGPVYDSVASRTSPKESKEAKIAKAAAETPAVVGRPAKPNASGETSLTRALGLKIGRIVIDAGHGGHDTGTIGRKGLAEKDLVLDLALRLGRLLEDRLGAEVIYTRTEDVFVPLENRTAIANKAQADLFLSIHANSSRDRTARGVETYYLNFTSSADALEVAARENAVSEASIHELQDLVKKITLTEKIEESREFAAAVQQSLALQAKKNAGMRSRGVKKAPFVVLIGANMPSILAEVSFLSNPTDEKNLNKSQYRQRLAEALLHGVSTYAEGLSGVKLASKSNTAAP; encoded by the coding sequence ATGCGGGCGGCGGCGGCGGCGCTCTTCCTGGCTGCTCTTGCTTCCTCGCCTGCCTTTGCGGCGGCAAGAAACAAAGCTGCCAGCCGCCAGCGCGCGCAAGCACAGTTCGAAAAGGCCGAGGAGTTGCGGAAGGCGCTGAGCGCGAAGCCCACGGCCGAGCGCAAGCGGCTGGATTACCAGCGGGCTGTCTCCGCCTTCTGGCAGGTCTATCGCATCTCTCCGGCCTCTCCCCGGGCGAATGAGGCGCTGTGGGTCATGGCCGAGCTCAAGACGGACATGGGGCGCATCTTCGGCGACCGGCCGACGCTGGAAGCGGCCATCGAACAGTACGAGTTCCTGCGCCGTGAGTATCCCGGGAGCCGCTATCGCTTCGAGGCGCTGCTGCGCGAAGGGCAGGTGTACCGGCACGACCTCGACGATGTGGCCAGAGCCAAAGCCACGTTCGAGGACTTCCTGAAGCGCTACCCGTCGCATCCCCTGGCCAAGGATGCCCAGACTGAATTGGAAGAGCTGCGCGCGGGAGCTACCCGGCCCAAGTCCGCCCCCAAGCCCCAACAGCAAACCAAGCCGGCTGAGGCTGCCCTGGTGGAAGCCTCGCTAGGCGAGCCGCCACTCGCTCCGGACACGGAAAGGGAACGCAAGGGGCGGGTCATGGTGACCAACATCCGCCACTGGTCCACGCCCGACTACACGCGCGTCGCCATCGACCTGGATCAGGAGGTGAAGTACGAGGCCGGCCGGGTCGGCAACCCGGACCGCATCTTCTTCGACCTGCACAATGCCCAGCTGGCGCCCGAACTCCTGAACAAGTCGCTGGAGATCGCCGCCGACGGATTCCTGCAGAAGGTGCGCGTAGGGCAGTTCCAGAAGGGCATCACCCGAGTGGTGCTGGAGGTGAACGGAGTCTCGCAATACTCCGCGTTCTTCCTGCCCAATCCCTACCGCCTGGTCATTGACGTTCACGGCAAGCGGCTTACGGAAACGCAGGTGGCGGCCAAGCCGCCAACACCGGCCCGGGCGACACCGGCTCCCTCGACAACGCAGGAGAAGAACAAGCCCGTGACGGTTGAGATTGCCAAGGCGGCGCCGCCGACCGCGAATCCGGCAACCACCGCCGAGAAGGAAAAGGAGATCAAGGCGACGACTAAGCCCACCACGGGTCCTGTATATGACTCAGTGGCTTCCCGGACATCGCCGAAGGAATCCAAGGAGGCAAAAATCGCGAAGGCGGCGGCGGAGACGCCCGCCGTTGTGGGTCGCCCGGCCAAGCCCAATGCCAGCGGAGAAACCTCGCTGACTCGGGCGCTGGGGCTGAAGATCGGCAGAATCGTCATCGACGCCGGACACGGCGGGCACGATACCGGCACCATCGGCCGCAAGGGGTTGGCGGAGAAAGACCTGGTGCTCGACCTGGCCTTGCGATTGGGGCGACTGCTGGAGGACCGCCTGGGCGCCGAAGTCATTTACACGCGAACGGAGGATGTGTTCGTTCCGCTGGAGAACCGCACCGCCATCGCCAACAAGGCGCAGGCGGACTTGTTCCTGTCCATCCACGCGAACTCCAGCCGCGACCGCACGGCGCGCGGAGTCGAAACCTACTATTTGAATTTCACCTCCTCGGCGGACGCGTTGGAAGTGGCGGCGCGGGAGAACGCCGTCTCCGAGGCCTCCATCCACGAACTGCAGGACCTGGTGAAGAAAATCACACTCACCGAGAAGATCGAGGAATCGCGCGAGTTCGCTGCGGCGGTGCAGCAGTCTCTGGCGCTCCAGGCGAAGAAAAACGCAGGCATGCGCAGCCGGGGTGTGAAGAAGGCGCCCTTTGTGGTGCTGATCGGCGCCAACATGCCTTCCATCCTGGCTGAGGTGTCATTCCTCAGCAATCCCACCGACGAGAAGAATCTGAACAAGTCGCAATACCGCCAGCGCCTGGCCGAAGCGCTTCTTCACGGCGTCTCCACCTACGCCGAGGGCCTGAGCGGAGTCAAGCTGGCTTCCAAAAGCAACACCGCCGCGCCCTAG